The Lytechinus pictus isolate F3 Inbred chromosome 17, Lp3.0, whole genome shotgun sequence genome contains a region encoding:
- the LOC135157304 gene encoding angiopoietin-1 receptor-like, with protein sequence MSQCVPCHHALLTLWFIILVVYAESNYLMTVSRGFTSTENGYPSFECYTEANAAISTGRYVYTRNTIDYTGPPNPPPPDPKMLSSGDHQTTNIYHTDLRPLQPYGSYGVFYCESSANGIRTVVPTLFLRSDAYFIPSKGRFSQTVTAGQVGVSIQFDRIYKSEIDNIWRFNGTDDGSEYILRSPDINYTIIDSIQESQEGIYEIHLNGLRIQSRGGLMRVIVRDCPLGRYNSSSDCDMTCSSCFNGGICGETGQCICAPGFMGDTCQDGNMYSFCLSTMSKQRKTYVYISFVIIQSSPTFNLHKHAHFYIKIS encoded by the exons TTTATGCAGAATCTAACTATCTGATGACAGTCAGCCGAGGCTTTACAAGTACAGAAAATGGCTATCCGTCCTTTGAATGTTATACCGAAGCGAATGCTGCCATTTCTACCGGTAGATATGTTTATACCAGGAATACAATTGACTATACCGGTCCACCCAACCCACCCCCGCCTGATCCAAAGATGTTGTCAAGCGGAGACCATCAAACGACCAATATATATCACACGGATTTAAGGCCACTTCAACCTTACGGGTCATACGGTGTTTTCTATTGTGAATCTTCAGCAAACGGAATAAGAACAGTAGTACCAACGTTATTCCTCAGATCAGACG CATATTTCATTCCGTCCAAAGGAAGATTCAGCCAGACTGTGACCGCAGGACAAGTCGGTGTGTCCATTCAATTTGACCGTATATACAAATCTGAAATAGACAACATCTGGCGGTTTAATGGAACGGACGACGGTAGTGAATACATCTTGAGGTCTCCAGACATAAATTACACCATCATTGATTCTATACAAGAATCACAAGAAGGCATATATGAAATTCATTTAAATGGTCTTAGAATCCAGAGCAGAGGTGGATTAATGAGGGTCATTGTAAggg ATTGCCCCCTTGGTCGATATAATTCATCATCGGACTGTGATATGACCTGTTCTTCGTGTTTTAATGGAGGGATTTGTGGTGAAACAGGACAATGTATCTGTGCTCCAGGATTCATGGGAGATACATGCCAAGACGGtaatatgtattcattttgtctaTCCACCAtgtcaaaacaaagaaaaacctACGTGTATATCTCATTCGTAATCATACAGTCTTCACCTACCTTCAACCTACATAAACACGCACatttctatataaaaatatcttaa